From a single Lactococcus allomyrinae genomic region:
- a CDS encoding DNA polymerase III subunit alpha, whose protein sequence is MFIQINTKTEYSFLDSVVKVDDYLETAKQMGYQMLGICDVGNLHTAFRFVKKAETVGIRPIIAIELSFSYDGIPISFSFIAKNTAGYKNLLRISTLHNYGRRQFDEIKGYLSDIALVVPETYGTLSGISALSAVTETYVSVSMLTDKQASFNLPILPFPSVRYLSFGDNETLSILHAVRDGIPFDESLTSSNAELLQRPEIYENYFRQYFPQAVTNLSALTEKISYHFDEKLELPRFDKNRDARELLREESLQGLSALTKKLSTLTEHQVIYQERLENELSVIHQMGFDDYFLIVADLLRYAQDQGIYCGMGRGSAAGSLVAFLLGITHVDPVANNLFFERFLNPERVAMPDIDIDMPDDRRAELLSYMKNRYGSDHVAQIVTFSTLGKRQALRDVGKAFGMSEAELTNLTRMLAFRFGSLASEYEGNQRFRAEILKNPRLKRIYEVARHIEGMPRQTSTHASGVVLANESLVNYVALKPSEDLALTQYEAPDVEAIGLLKIDFLGLRNLTIIARLRELVKLRKQTDINPLDINLEDEATLALFRAGNTMGIFQFENPQMRRFLRNLLPSKFDDIVDATSIFRPGPSQFIPQFIARRHGKEKVEIIDRAISEILAPTYGIMIYQEQIMQVAQNFAGFSLGKADLLRRAISKKNSSELTKLREEFLNSSVSAGHSRQKAEQIYDLIERFANYGFNRSHAYAYAALAVQIAYFKAHFPDEFYEIQLRDRKREVMILDALDNGFMVLSPSVNKMTLYDFVDKKKIRLGLTHIQGISRDLSRWIVEHRPFRDLSDFVKQLPAQFQREEMVLPLVQIGAFDDTDGENRGKLADNLGQLIAYHQTFQLDLFGHTELKFSYQQAEDYTQTEKYEFEKDLLGIGITPHPLQRLSTQLEGNFTPLSLLAKNQKVTILVELSYIRTHRTKNGQTMAFLSVTDSREKLDVTLFPEVYRQFSQELEKGKFYLITGKVSERNDELQLVAERITQAFETTRKFWLNLPDNRYNQKISQILKEFKGSHQVILHFADSKITTQTKLYVEESELLKKRLEAYVLNAVYK, encoded by the coding sequence ATGTTTATACAAATCAATACAAAAACAGAGTATAGTTTTTTAGACAGTGTTGTCAAAGTTGATGATTATCTAGAAACAGCGAAGCAAATGGGTTATCAAATGCTTGGAATTTGTGATGTTGGCAATCTTCATACTGCTTTTCGTTTTGTAAAAAAAGCTGAGACAGTGGGGATTCGTCCTATCATTGCTATTGAGTTAAGCTTTTCCTACGATGGTATACCGATTTCCTTTTCTTTTATCGCTAAAAATACAGCTGGCTATAAAAATTTATTAAGAATTTCGACATTACATAATTACGGACGACGTCAATTTGATGAAATTAAGGGTTACTTATCAGATATCGCACTAGTAGTTCCAGAAACTTATGGCACACTCAGTGGAATTTCTGCTCTGTCAGCAGTGACAGAAACTTATGTCTCTGTCAGTATGCTGACAGACAAGCAAGCGAGTTTTAATTTACCAATATTGCCGTTTCCATCTGTTCGTTATTTGTCTTTTGGGGACAATGAAACACTCTCGATTTTACATGCGGTACGTGATGGCATACCTTTTGATGAAAGTTTAACTTCAAGCAACGCAGAACTTTTGCAACGACCAGAAATTTATGAAAATTATTTTCGTCAGTATTTTCCACAAGCTGTCACAAATCTGTCAGCGCTGACAGAAAAAATTTCATATCATTTTGATGAAAAATTAGAATTACCACGATTTGATAAAAATCGTGATGCAAGAGAATTGCTGCGTGAAGAGTCGCTACAAGGCCTATCAGCACTTACAAAAAAATTATCAACACTGACAGAGCACCAAGTCATCTATCAGGAACGTTTAGAGAATGAATTATCTGTGATTCATCAGATGGGATTTGATGATTATTTTTTGATTGTGGCAGATTTGCTCCGCTATGCTCAGGACCAAGGAATTTATTGTGGGATGGGACGGGGGTCGGCAGCAGGCTCACTCGTTGCATTCCTTCTCGGTATTACGCACGTTGACCCAGTGGCTAACAACTTATTCTTTGAACGTTTCCTCAATCCTGAACGCGTAGCAATGCCCGATATTGATATTGATATGCCAGATGACCGCAGGGCTGAATTGCTCTCTTACATGAAAAATCGCTATGGTTCTGACCATGTCGCACAAATCGTAACTTTTTCAACACTTGGGAAACGTCAAGCTTTACGTGATGTTGGGAAAGCCTTTGGAATGAGTGAAGCTGAATTGACTAACTTGACACGAATGCTTGCTTTTCGTTTTGGTAGTCTTGCCTCCGAATATGAAGGAAATCAACGTTTCAGAGCTGAGATTTTGAAAAATCCACGTTTAAAACGAATTTATGAAGTGGCGCGACACATTGAAGGGATGCCACGTCAAACCTCAACTCATGCTTCAGGAGTTGTCCTTGCCAATGAATCATTAGTTAATTATGTTGCGCTAAAACCTTCAGAAGATTTGGCATTGACTCAGTATGAAGCACCCGATGTAGAAGCTATCGGTTTGTTAAAAATTGATTTTCTAGGGCTTAGAAACTTAACGATTATTGCGAGACTCCGAGAGCTCGTAAAGCTAAGAAAGCAGACTGATATTAATCCACTTGATATTAATCTTGAGGATGAAGCGACCCTAGCGCTCTTTAGAGCAGGCAATACAATGGGAATCTTCCAGTTTGAAAATCCACAGATGCGGAGGTTTTTACGTAATCTTCTCCCTTCAAAATTTGATGATATTGTAGATGCAACTTCAATTTTTAGACCAGGTCCATCACAATTTATTCCACAATTTATCGCTCGTCGTCATGGAAAAGAAAAAGTGGAAATTATTGATCGCGCGATTTCAGAAATTCTCGCACCAACGTATGGAATTATGATTTATCAAGAGCAGATTATGCAAGTAGCACAAAATTTTGCGGGATTTTCTCTTGGGAAAGCAGACCTTCTTCGGCGCGCAATCTCTAAGAAAAATAGCTCAGAACTCACAAAATTAAGAGAAGAGTTTTTAAATTCTTCTGTGAGTGCAGGACATTCTCGCCAAAAGGCGGAGCAAATTTATGATTTGATTGAACGCTTTGCAAACTATGGTTTCAACCGCTCGCACGCCTATGCCTATGCTGCGTTAGCCGTTCAGATTGCCTATTTTAAAGCTCATTTTCCAGATGAATTCTATGAGATTCAACTTCGTGACCGTAAACGTGAAGTGATGATATTAGATGCGCTAGATAATGGTTTTATGGTTCTTTCACCATCAGTCAATAAGATGACGCTTTACGATTTTGTTGACAAAAAGAAGATTCGATTAGGACTCACTCACATCCAAGGGATATCTCGTGATTTATCCCGTTGGATTGTTGAACATCGTCCTTTTCGTGATTTATCGGATTTTGTTAAGCAACTTCCAGCACAATTTCAACGTGAAGAAATGGTGCTGCCACTTGTTCAAATCGGCGCCTTTGATGATACTGATGGTGAAAATCGGGGAAAGTTAGCTGATAATCTTGGACAATTGATTGCTTATCATCAGACTTTCCAACTTGATTTATTTGGTCACACAGAACTAAAATTTAGTTATCAGCAGGCAGAAGATTATACTCAAACAGAGAAATACGAGTTTGAGAAAGACTTGTTAGGAATTGGGATTACACCACATCCCTTGCAACGCTTATCAACACAGCTTGAAGGAAATTTCACACCCTTGTCACTACTTGCCAAAAATCAGAAAGTGACGATTTTGGTCGAACTCAGCTATATTAGAACACATCGAACCAAAAATGGCCAAACTATGGCTTTCCTATCAGTGACGGATAGCCGTGAAAAACTTGATGTTACACTATTTCCAGAAGTTTATCGACAATTTTCTCAGGAACTTGAAAAGGGGAAGTTTTATCTGATTACGGGGAAAGTATCTGAGCGAAATGACGAGCTACAGTTAGTTGCTGAACGTATCACCCAAGCATTTGAGACGACACGTAAATTTTGGCTAAACCTTCCTGATAATAGATACAACCAAAAAATCTCTCAAATATTGAAAGAATTTAAAGGAAGTCACCAGGTCATTTTGCACTTTGCAGATAGTAAAATAACAACGCAAACCAAACTTTATGTAGAGGAATCAGAACTTTTGAAAAAGCGCCTCGAAGCTTATGTGTTAAATGCTGTTTATAAATAA
- a CDS encoding LacI family DNA-binding transcriptional regulator, with the protein MKKVTIKDVALKTGLSVSSISRVFNNYGDISAETIKKVTLAAKELGYTPNSAAKQLSSKKKKIIALILNEINVTRGVAMPLEILGGVVDNLDKTDYEFVFYATNSKKQNQKSLRQFCNERDITGLIIQGLRISDPYYQELETFDLPTVAIDLDIKNEKVGTVSTDNTKAAFEMTQLLDKAGYKNILFLNGTKTATVAQAREAGYREAVDNAQVYYANFSENEACKWAIEYAKMNDFNKIDAIFAASDLMAIGVIKAFRILDLEKNIAVAGFDDITLASYVTPSLTTVRQDMGKISEYAVKDLICQIEKDEIKHRFVPYQIIERESARLTTDKVKTKFEA; encoded by the coding sequence ATGAAAAAAGTAACGATTAAAGATGTTGCGCTAAAAACAGGGCTTTCAGTAAGCAGCATTTCTAGGGTATTTAATAACTATGGAGATATTAGTGCTGAAACAATCAAAAAGGTGACACTAGCAGCTAAAGAACTAGGTTATACTCCCAATAGTGCAGCAAAACAGCTTTCAAGTAAAAAGAAAAAAATCATCGCCTTAATCTTGAATGAAATCAATGTGACACGTGGTGTAGCAATGCCGCTTGAGATTTTAGGAGGTGTTGTTGATAATTTAGATAAAACAGATTATGAATTTGTCTTTTATGCGACGAACTCAAAAAAACAAAATCAAAAAAGTTTGAGGCAATTTTGCAATGAACGGGACATTACGGGTTTGATTATCCAAGGATTACGTATTTCTGACCCTTATTATCAGGAGCTAGAAACATTTGATTTACCAACTGTTGCGATTGATTTGGATATAAAAAATGAAAAAGTTGGGACGGTATCAACAGATAATACAAAAGCAGCTTTTGAGATGACTCAATTGCTTGACAAAGCAGGGTATAAAAATATTCTTTTTCTAAATGGAACAAAGACTGCGACAGTTGCTCAAGCGCGGGAGGCTGGTTATCGTGAAGCGGTGGATAATGCTCAGGTTTATTATGCAAATTTTTCCGAAAACGAAGCTTGTAAATGGGCGATTGAGTATGCAAAAATGAATGATTTTAACAAAATTGATGCAATTTTTGCGGCGAGTGATTTGATGGCGATTGGGGTAATTAAAGCTTTTAGAATATTGGATTTAGAGAAGAATATAGCAGTGGCTGGTTTTGATGATATTACTTTAGCGAGCTATGTGACCCCCTCTTTAACGACAGTTCGGCAAGATATGGGAAAAATCTCTGAATATGCAGTCAAAGATTTGATATGCCAAATAGAAAAAGATGAAATCAAACATCGTTTTGTTCCGTACCAGATTATTGAACGAGAGAGCGCTCGGCTGACAACAGATAAAGTCAAGACTAAATTTGAGGCATAG
- a CDS encoding DUF2929 family protein: MKLIVTLFWSLAIGQVAGYIMTALAGVPDPELWTTLISLIFGFFVYIFQAIAVEKEAKAN, encoded by the coding sequence ATGAAACTTATTGTCACACTTTTCTGGTCGCTCGCCATCGGTCAAGTTGCTGGTTATATCATGACAGCCCTAGCTGGCGTGCCAGATCCTGAACTTTGGACAACACTCATCTCGCTTATCTTTGGATTCTTTGTTTACATTTTCCAAGCAATTGCAGTGGAAAAAGAAGCCAAAGCTAACTAA
- a CDS encoding RDD family protein codes for MNLLMLIQRFLATLIDLIIVYLPFLLLVHVIFTGKEFSSIANLLAGILFVLYNMISESSFSGKTIGKFFAKLRVKTVSTDLMEIGQREFAKLLYFLPVAGWIFIVVSVVMYFTSGRFLHDKIGRSEVIVGV; via the coding sequence ATGAATTTGTTAATGCTTATTCAACGATTCTTGGCAACATTAATTGATTTGATTATTGTTTATCTCCCATTTTTGCTTCTCGTTCACGTTATTTTTACAGGTAAAGAATTTTCAAGTATTGCCAATCTGCTCGCTGGAATTTTATTTGTTTTGTATAATATGATTTCAGAAAGTAGTTTTTCAGGAAAGACAATCGGAAAGTTCTTTGCGAAGTTGAGAGTCAAAACGGTGTCAACGGATTTAATGGAAATTGGTCAGCGAGAGTTTGCTAAGTTACTTTATTTTTTACCAGTCGCGGGTTGGATTTTTATTGTAGTTAGCGTTGTAATGTATTTTACAAGTGGACGATTTTTGCATGATAAGATTGGAAGAAGTGAGGTTATTGTAGGTGTTTGA
- a CDS encoding DUF1003 domain-containing protein, translating to MAPTPINKNKVVCLVNGRVHRVSGGDFLENLDPSLQTVITRDYPNATAHDFICNEHQVKFRLEVLDTLFHLDLQKNFTVNDRLNEELEKANFQIRDVEEQLEAQETWGEKAADKVTEFVGSWSFIITYLGILIVWMFLNVTGLLFHLEWDRYPFILLNLFLSITAALQAPLIMMSQNRAADHDRLTAKNDFQVNIKSEKGVAALHDKLDHLMMDDQSSNMQIQKIQTEMLGDIQILLNEVYQQNQDIRERLDDVEDALDDFEESLDNIEENTSDDDELTTN from the coding sequence ATGGCTCCAACTCCAATCAATAAAAACAAAGTCGTATGTCTTGTCAATGGTCGTGTTCACCGCGTATCAGGTGGTGACTTTCTCGAAAATCTTGACCCAAGTCTTCAAACTGTTATCACGCGCGATTATCCAAATGCAACAGCGCATGACTTCATTTGTAATGAACATCAGGTTAAGTTTCGTCTAGAAGTATTAGACACTCTTTTTCACTTAGACTTGCAGAAAAATTTTACCGTTAACGACCGACTAAATGAAGAACTCGAAAAGGCAAATTTTCAAATCCGCGACGTTGAAGAACAGCTTGAAGCTCAAGAAACTTGGGGTGAAAAAGCTGCAGACAAAGTTACTGAATTCGTTGGTTCTTGGTCTTTTATCATTACATATCTAGGCATTCTCATTGTTTGGATGTTTCTTAACGTCACAGGACTTCTTTTCCACTTAGAGTGGGATCGCTATCCTTTTATTTTGCTGAATCTTTTTCTCTCAATCACTGCAGCCTTACAAGCTCCTCTTATCATGATGAGCCAAAATCGTGCAGCCGACCATGACCGATTAACTGCAAAAAACGACTTCCAAGTTAATATCAAGTCTGAAAAAGGTGTAGCCGCTTTGCATGATAAACTCGACCATCTGATGATGGATGACCAATCATCTAATATGCAAATCCAAAAAATTCAAACTGAAATGCTCGGTGACATCCAAATCTTACTCAATGAAGTTTATCAGCAAAATCAAGACATCAGAGAACGACTTGATGACGTTGAAGATGCATTGGATGATTTCGAAGAATCCCTTGATAATATTGAAGAAAACACTAGTGACGATGATGAACTCACGACAAATTAA